From the genome of Vigna angularis cultivar LongXiaoDou No.4 chromosome 11, ASM1680809v1, whole genome shotgun sequence, one region includes:
- the LOC108334241 gene encoding stress response protein nst1, which produces METERERPHRSTSSNSSSTSELFVCFTSRLSSSSMKLSSKSILSPSRSRDPPQISLSSSLSRRLKSNGSMKGGQASPMFPTAGKRRGCGFENPEPSSPKVTCIGQVRVKTKKQGKKIRARSKRRGEASFRKGEQGCANANGNANPNADLTRQNSQGFQHHQNCLKHRNQRWVHLPLTICEALREFSCFFPCRSSCMSSEKEKEKGGGVEGGGLVREGSCGNGLGRWLVALQDGDGKGRGIELVMEEEMEDGRDTGERSHSQRRHVFEDIDVDLVVGEEEEKKNDEVVGEEEEKARVSICIPPKNALLLMRCRSDPVKMAALANRFWESPVHKNKCQEEEKEGEEHDEEDSGDEDDQEVEDDDTEQPIKVKEDEQPIKVKEDEQQVQEEVERETKEDTICERETETMVVVGEEEEEEQVWNESYEVESVENIESRELHEVKEDEEKGDQANENTIEKGETLTHPEAHSDLDNLKTEEKEVNLREGKEEVGKEEVRENNESSELSSTPETFTASEPENDDGEPETEAVTTETSEGSTEEEEEKVTTETESQDPTRDPNSDPQSKEGENGSKCEDRERETLPECLLLMMCEPKLSMEVSKETWVCSTDFIRWLPERPAAAGAGKRLTGETFTKTKPKPKPSPPLAQPPRSSCSFPAFGGAAGVSMATMIEQKLVGSKSGNGYEPFVLTRCKSEPMRSSAKLAPEACFWNNRKLEPHPPAAQLGVGAPAGVGF; this is translated from the coding sequence atggagaCAGAAAGAGAGAGACCCCATCGCAGCACAAGTAGCAATAGCAGTAGCACAAGCGAGTTGTTTGTTTGCTTCACTTCTCGTTTGTCCTCTTCATCCATGAAGCTCTCTTCTAAGTCCATTCTCAGCCCAAGCCGCAGCAGAGACCCTCCTCAGATTTCCCTCTCTTCTTCCCTCAGCAGGAGGCTCAAGAGCAATGGCAGCATGAAAGGAGGCCAAGCCTCTCCCATGTTCCCAACTGCTGGCAAGAGAAGAGGGTGTGGCTTTGAGAACCCTGAACCTTCTTCTCCCAAAGTCACTTGCATTGGCCAGGTGAGGGTGAAGACCAAGAAGCAAGGAAAGAAGATAAGGGCAAGGTCTAAGAGGAGGGGGGAGGCTAGCTTTAGGAAGGGTGAACAAGGTTGTGCAAATGCCAATGGAAATGCAAATCCTAATGCAGATCTAACTAGACAAAACAGCCAAGGGTTTCAGCATCATCAGAACTGCTTGAAGCATCGGAATCAGAGATGGGTGCATCTCCCCTTGACAATATGTGAGGCCTTGAGAGAGTTCAGCTGCTTCTTTCCTTGCAGGTCTTCTTGCATGTCAAgtgagaaggagaaggaaaagggTGGTGGAGTGGAAGGGGGAGGACTTGTGAGAGAGGGTTCGTGTGGGAATGGACTTGGAAGGTGGCTGGTGGCTTTGCAGGATGGGGATGGAAAGGGAAGGGGGATTGAGTTAGTGATGGAGGAAGAAATGGAGGATGGAAGAGACACAGGTGAGAGGAGCCACAGCCAGAGGAGGCATGTGTTTGAGGACATTGATGTTGATTTGGTGGtaggagaggaagaagagaagaagaatgatGAGGTGGtgggagaggaagaagagaaagcaAGAGTTAGCATATGTATTCCTCCGAAAAATGCTCTTTTATTGATGAGATGCAGATCTGATCCAGTCAAAATGGCAGCTCTGGCTAACCGTTTTTGGGAATCACCTGTTCACAAAAACAAATgtcaagaagaagagaaagaaggggAAGAACATGATGAAGAAGACAGTGGGGATGAAGATGATCAAGAAGTAGAAGATGATGACACAGAGCAACCCATCAAAGTGAAAGAGGATGAGCAACCCATCAAAGTGAAAGAGGATGAGCAACAAGTACAAGAAGAAGTTGAAAGAGAAACTAAAGAAGATACCATTTGCGAAAGAGAAACAGAAACTATGGTGGTGGtcggtgaagaagaagaagaagaacaagtcTGGAATGAAAGCTATGAAGTTGAAAGCGTAGAAAACATAGAAAGCAGAGAGCTTCATGAAGTAAAAGAGGACGAAGAAAAGGGTGACCAAGCAAATGAAAATACCATCGAAAAAGGTGAAACTTTAACACATCCTGAAGCTCATTCAGATCTCGACAACCTTAAAACCGAAGAAAAAGAGGTTAATCTCCGAGAGGGTAAAGAAGAAGTGGGTAAAGAAGAAGTGAGAGAAAACAACGAAAGCTCAGAACTTTCTTCCACCCCAGAAACGTTCACAGCTTCAGAACCGGAAAACGATGACGGAGAGCCAGAAACGGAAGCAGTGACGACCGAAACTTCAGAAGGGTCAacggaggaggaagaagagaaagtgaCTACGGAGACTGAAAGTCAAGATCCGACCCGTGACCCGAATTCGGATCCACAGTCAAAGGAGGGAGAAAATGGGTCAAAATGCGAAGATAGAGAAAGGGAAACGTTGCCGGAGTGCTTGTTGCTGATGATGTGCGAGCCGAAGCTGTCAATGGAGGTGTCCAAGGAAACGTGGGTGTGCAGCACCGACTTCATACGGTGGCTACCAGAGAGACCTGCCGCTGCAGGAGCCGGCAAAAGGCTGACTGGAGAGACGTTTACGAAGACCAAGCCGAAGCCGAAGCCTTCTCCACCACTGGCGCAGCCGCCACGGTCGTCGTGCTCGTTCCCGGCGTTCGGCGGCGCCGCCGGAGTGTCAATGGCGACAATGATTGAGCAGAAGCTGGTGGGGTCCAAATCAGGTAATGGGTACGAGCCATTTGTGCTCACGCGCTGCAAGTCGGAGCCGATGAGGTCATCGGCTAAGCTAGCTCCGGAGGCTTGCTTTTGGAACAACAGGAAGCTTGAGCCGCATCCACCCGCCGCTCAGCTTGGGGTCGGCGCGCCGGCTGGTGTTGggttttga